Within Paenibacillus albicereus, the genomic segment GTGTTGGCGGCCAGGAACAGGATGAGCGCCGTCACGCCCTGGATGAAATAGTAGAGGAAGCCGCGCCCGAACGTGGAGGCGGCGATCTGCGACACGACCGTCTCGTTGCTGCTCGGCGTGATGCCGTACCAGTACGCCAGCACGCTGATGCCGAGGAACATGCTGCCGAGGATGACGCCCATCATGACGAGCGTGGCGGCGGCGTTGCGCTCGGCCGGCTGCTTGAAGTTCGGGATCGCGTTGGACACGGCCTCCACTCCGGTCAGCGCCGAGCAGCCGGAGCTGAACGCCTTGAGCAGCAGGAACAGGCTGACGTTGCTGACGGCCGTGCCGATCTCCGGAATGTCCGGATGCGTGCCTCCGGTCAGGTAGCGGACGACGCCGGAGATGATGAGCACGAAGATGGACACGACGAACAGGTAGATCGGGATCGCGAGCACCGAGGCCGACTCGGTGACGCCGCGCAGATTCAAGAGCGTCAGGAACAGGATGACGACCGTCGCGATCGCGACCCGGTGGTCGTGCAGCGAAGGAAAGGCCGACGTGATCGCGTCGGTGCCGGCCGAGGCGCTGACCGCCACGGTCAGGATGTAGTCGATCAGCAGCGAGCTGCCGGCCAGCAGGCCGGTCGTCGTGCCGAGATTGTGCTTGGCGACGACATAGGCGCCGCCGCCCATCGGATAGGAGTAGATCGTCTGGCGGTACGAGAGGATGAGGATCAGCAGCAGGCCGAGCACCGCGATCGAGATCGGGATGCTGTACCAGACGGCGGCGAAGCCCGCGACCATCAAGGCGATCAGGATCTGCTCCGTGCCGTAGGCGACAGAGGACAGAGCGTCCGAGGAAAGGATGGCCAGCGCCTTCAGCCGTCCCAGCTTCTCTCCTTCGAGCTCCTTGCTTTTCATCGGCCGGCCGATGAGCAGCCGTTTCATGCGGTTTGCCATCATGCTTGCTTTCCCCTTTGCGCGCGCTGCGCCTGACATGGTTGGATGCGTGCCGACCTCCGTCAGCCCGGAGCCATGATGTATGTTACACCCGGTCCTGGTCGCTGTAAATAACCTTTTACATCTAAGCTTCTCACTTCTTTCCTTTACCGTTTCGGACCGGGTGCGAACCAGGGTCAAGCCGTTCTTTTTTAGGATGCCCCGAACAAAGCTTCTTCCGCGCCCTTCGCCCAGGGTCGGGCCTCCGTTTGTAACAGGATTGAGATATCGCGTTCAGGTTCCTTTAAGTTTTACGGCTTAAACTAGAGCTATGACCCCCCTTTGAATAGAGCAACACCTTGGACCTGCCGGCTGCCACCGGCGGGTCACTTTTTTTCAACCCAAAAACGCGCCGGCGATCGATCGCCGGCGCGTTTCGTTCTATAATCCGCTGCGCTTGCCGTGCTGTCCTCAGTCAGTTATCCGACCTATTTCCCTGTCAAGCAGACTCTTGGCGGCGGCTGCGCGCCGAAGCAGCGCCCGGCTTGAAGGCCGACGCGATCGTGACCGCCGCTCCTCCGAGTCAGACCCAGGTGAGCGCTGCCGTGGCGTGGTTCCAGTTCAGCCCTTTGCCGAAGAAGAACAGCTCGCGAAGTCCATCGACCAGGAAGCGCATCGGCAGCCACGGATGGATCCAGTCGCGGTAGAACGGCGACATCATCTCAGGCGCCAGCGCGAGCAGCGGAGCGCCGAAGAACAGCATCAGCGCGAACAGGGCGATGCCTTTGAGGCCCAGCCAGGACACCACGGCCGTAATCAGCAGGAAGAAGCTGAAGAACGCGATCGCGAGGAACAGGGCCGTGTCGGCGAACCGCGGAATCGCGAGCCCGATCATGTCCCTGGCGATCCAGGCGAAGCCGAACCCGACGAGGAGCGCGACGACGGCTCCCGCTCCGATATGCAGGAGCTTCGCGCCAAGCGGACGGTTCCGTCCGGCAGCGGCTTTGGAGAAGGCCAGGAAAAGGACGGCGGAGCAAGCCATGCTTGCCATCCAAAGCGGCTGGAACAACGAGACGGGCGCGTTGCCGTTTGCGCTTTTTGTCCCGATCTCGTTGAAGGGAATCACCTTCTTGGCGATCGGAGCGGCCAACGCCGCCGCCTGATCGGGCGTCAGCGAAGCGCCTTGGGCTCGGAGCGCATCCAGCGTCTGAGCGCGCAGCTTCTCGTTCAGCGTGCCGACGACGCCGTCCAGCACCTGCCCGGCGACGGTCGCTGCCGCTGCGTTCAAGCCCTGATTGAGGTAGATCCGGAGCTCCGGCGAGGATGGCGACGGAGTCCGCAT encodes:
- a CDS encoding APC family permease, which produces MANRMKRLLIGRPMKSKELEGEKLGRLKALAILSSDALSSVAYGTEQILIALMVAGFAAVWYSIPISIAVLGLLLILILSYRQTIYSYPMGGGAYVVAKHNLGTTTGLLAGSSLLIDYILTVAVSASAGTDAITSAFPSLHDHRVAIATVVILFLTLLNLRGVTESASVLAIPIYLFVVSIFVLIISGVVRYLTGGTHPDIPEIGTAVSNVSLFLLLKAFSSGCSALTGVEAVSNAIPNFKQPAERNAAATLVMMGVILGSMFLGISVLAYWYGITPSSNETVVSQIAASTFGRGFLYYFIQGVTALILFLAANTAYSAFPLLAFMLAKDKYMPHAFMVRGDRLGFSNGILFLAAFSIVLVVLFGGNTENLIPLYAVGVFIPFTLSQLGMMVRWVRQRPKGWGGKLAINTVGMLTTLSITLIFIFTKFAQVWMVFIFLPVVMWLFLRIHRHYVKVADELRIDLSADKPTIKGSTVVVPVAGITRVVSNSIGYAKSLTDNVVAVYVGFDDDSIERMEAKWAEWNPGVRLIVLRSSYRSITRPLLKFIDTVEWKTAETDHITILIPQFVTKHWWQHILHNQTGLLLRTYLFNRKDIVIATVPYHLKH
- a CDS encoding YhgE/Pip domain-containing protein, giving the protein MLQTKEKRLVLLAPVLALLIIFVFSLTLFPSVQVKPRQLPIAVVNADQGIAISGQPELNLGDTIVKTIRQAPTAPGEEPAVEWVVVKDEARARQGMSDKDYYAALVIPEDFSAKQASMRTPSPSSPELRIYLNQGLNAAAATVAGQVLDGVVGTLNEKLRAQTLDALRAQGASLTPDQAAALAAPIAKKVIPFNEIGTKSANGNAPVSLFQPLWMASMACSAVLFLAFSKAAAGRNRPLGAKLLHIGAGAVVALLVGFGFAWIARDMIGLAIPRFADTALFLAIAFFSFFLLITAVVSWLGLKGIALFALMLFFGAPLLALAPEMMSPFYRDWIHPWLPMRFLVDGLRELFFFGKGLNWNHATAALTWV